The following are encoded together in the Arcobacter aquimarinus genome:
- a CDS encoding cytochrome b → MAKFEKANSVGEWLDQRLNLTTFNKVMMTEYWIPKDINFLWAMGVLLATTFGILVVSGIFLMMYYKPDVALAFDSVNYTIMQEVAFGWLFRHMHGVAASVVFLIIYIHMFTGIYYGSYKQGREMIWISGMLLFMTFSAAGFSGYMLPWGQMSYWAAMVITNLFGGVPVIGDALVVWIRGDFNVADATLTRFFMLHVFLLPIVIMGLIGLHFYTLRIPHVNNQSSEDIDFDAEAEKYLSGNKKESKVIPFWPVFISKDLAVLGIFLIFYFYLVFFHYNFAMDPVNFDPADPMVTPAHIYPEWYFLWSYEVLRGFFFDIAGVSAFDIGLIAFAFANGIFLVLPWLDRDPKILPAHKRPIFFIWFWILMIDLIVLTVYGKLPPTGTNAWVGFYSAVAFILLFVILPIVTKIDAKRRGSL, encoded by the coding sequence ATGGCAAAATTTGAAAAAGCTAACTCTGTTGGTGAATGGTTAGATCAAAGATTAAATCTAACTACATTCAACAAAGTTATGATGACTGAATATTGGATTCCAAAAGATATTAATTTCTTATGGGCGATGGGTGTTTTATTAGCTACTACATTTGGTATTTTAGTAGTTTCTGGAATTTTCTTAATGATGTATTATAAGCCAGATGTTGCATTAGCATTTGATTCAGTTAACTATACTATTATGCAAGAAGTTGCTTTTGGTTGGTTATTTAGACATATGCATGGGGTTGCTGCTTCTGTTGTATTCTTAATTATTTATATTCACATGTTTACAGGTATCTACTATGGTTCTTATAAACAAGGTAGAGAAATGATTTGGATTTCAGGTATGTTATTATTTATGACATTCTCTGCTGCTGGATTCTCTGGATATATGTTACCTTGGGGACAAATGTCTTACTGGGCTGCAATGGTTATTACAAACCTTTTTGGTGGTGTTCCAGTTATTGGTGATGCATTAGTTGTATGGATTAGAGGTGACTTTAACGTTGCTGATGCTACTTTAACTAGATTCTTTATGTTACACGTATTCTTATTACCAATTGTTATCATGGGATTAATTGGTTTACACTTCTATACATTAAGAATTCCTCACGTAAATAATCAATCTTCTGAAGATATTGATTTTGATGCTGAAGCTGAAAAATATTTAAGTGGAAATAAAAAAGAGTCAAAAGTTATTCCTTTCTGGCCTGTATTTATTTCTAAAGATTTAGCTGTACTTGGTATATTCTTAATTTTCTATTTCTATTTAGTATTCTTCCATTATAACTTTGCTATGGATCCAGTTAACTTTGATCCAGCAGATCCAATGGTAACACCTGCACACATTTACCCTGAATGGTATTTCTTATGGTCATATGAAGTATTAAGAGGATTCTTCTTTGATATTGCTGGAGTTAGTGCTTTTGATATTGGATTAATTGCTTTTGCTTTTGCAAATGGTATTTTCCTAGTATTACCATGGTTAGATAGAGATCCAAAAATCTTACCAGCACACAAAAGACCTATATTCTTTATTTGGTTCTGGATTTTAATGATAGATTTAATTGTGTTAACAGTTTATGGAAAACTTCCTCCAACAGGAACAAATGCATGGGTTGGATTCTACTCAGCTGTTGCATTTATTTTACTATTCGTAATACTTCCAATAGTTACGAAAATTGATGCTAAAAGAAGGGGATCACTATGA
- the argB gene encoding acetylglutamate kinase: MQKKHQKVQTLLDAIPYIKKFFGKTVVIKYGGSAQTSPDLKEKFAEDIVLLSLLGIKPVIVHGGGARITELLTKLEIPSHFVDGHRVTCQDSMRVVEMVLSGEINKNITSLLNHHGAKAIGISGKDSSIINAIPKDGGKFGFTGEITKVNGEMINNLIKEGFIPVIAPIADSAEPNHPGFNINADVAACEIAVAVKAQKVLFLTDTIGVLDKEGKLIETLDKNDVEAYKKDGTIAGGMIPKVDSCIDAIYNGVNKAHIIDGRVEHSILLELFTSDGIGTQFLRRDNPNNGIDMQKLLEN, translated from the coding sequence ATGCAAAAAAAACATCAAAAAGTTCAAACCCTACTTGACGCAATCCCATATATAAAAAAATTCTTTGGAAAAACTGTAGTTATTAAATATGGTGGTTCTGCGCAAACAAGCCCTGATTTAAAAGAGAAATTTGCAGAAGATATAGTGTTATTATCTCTTCTTGGAATTAAACCTGTAATTGTTCATGGTGGAGGTGCTAGAATTACTGAATTATTAACTAAATTAGAAATTCCTTCACATTTTGTAGATGGACATAGAGTTACTTGTCAAGATAGTATGAGAGTTGTTGAAATGGTTTTAAGTGGTGAAATTAATAAAAATATTACCTCTTTATTAAATCATCATGGAGCAAAAGCTATTGGTATATCAGGTAAAGACTCAAGTATAATAAATGCTATTCCAAAAGATGGTGGTAAATTCGGATTTACAGGTGAAATCACAAAAGTAAATGGTGAAATGATAAATAATTTAATTAAAGAAGGTTTTATTCCTGTTATTGCTCCTATTGCAGATAGTGCTGAACCTAATCATCCAGGATTTAATATAAATGCAGATGTTGCAGCTTGTGAAATTGCAGTGGCAGTTAAAGCTCAAAAAGTACTTTTTTTAACTGACACAATAGGTGTTTTAGATAAAGAAGGAAAATTAATTGAAACTTTAGATAAAAATGATGTTGAAGCATATAAAAAAGATGGAACGATTGCTGGTGGAATGATTCCTAAAGTTGATTCGTGTATTGATGCTATTTATAATGGAGTAAATAAAGCACATATTATAGATGGAAGAGTTGAACACTCAATTTTACTTGAGCTATTTACAAGTGATGGAATCGGTACACAATTTTTAAGAAGAGATAACCCAAATAATGGCATAGATATGCAAAAACTATTAGAAAATTAA
- a CDS encoding molybdopterin molybdotransferase MoeA — MATTMQNTLDILYGLNLKINYEILPIENSLDRVCAEDIYAKSFLPKFNNSAMDGYALIYEDKDNELKVIDTILAGDNNNKLLEKNSCIKIMTGAKIPENATAIIPKEETIELNDNKIKILKNIKKFQHIRYIGEDIQKNEILIKKGENVNFSKITLLSSQGISHIKVFKKPKVIVFASGEELKLHYEKIEDYQIYNSNTPTFVARTKELGCQVNFIGQAQDNVESIKELIQNSLDADLIITSGGVSVGDADFTKESFLQLNFETIINGIDIKPGKPTIFGKINDTFILNLPGNPLAASLIFELFGKIIVQKLLGATNFYHNFIYGKLKENFTTKKGKTTIIPGFFDGEYFEISEKRSAGMVSTLSSCNSMLVLNSDVENLKKDNLVKILPIDWKFFTDIKKDFLTNE; from the coding sequence ATGGCTACAACAATGCAAAATACATTAGATATTCTATATGGTTTAAATCTAAAAATTAATTATGAAATTTTACCTATTGAAAACTCTTTAGATAGAGTTTGTGCAGAAGATATTTATGCAAAAAGCTTTTTACCAAAATTTAATAATTCAGCAATGGATGGATACGCTTTAATTTATGAAGATAAAGATAATGAATTAAAAGTAATAGATACTATTCTTGCAGGTGATAACAATAATAAATTATTAGAAAAAAATTCTTGTATTAAAATCATGACTGGTGCTAAAATACCAGAAAATGCAACAGCTATTATTCCTAAAGAAGAGACTATAGAACTAAATGACAATAAAATAAAAATATTAAAAAATATTAAAAAATTTCAACATATTAGATATATTGGTGAAGATATACAAAAAAATGAAATTCTAATAAAAAAAGGTGAAAATGTAAATTTTTCCAAAATCACCCTACTTTCAAGTCAAGGAATTTCACATATTAAAGTTTTCAAAAAACCAAAAGTTATTGTTTTTGCAAGTGGAGAAGAATTAAAACTTCATTATGAAAAGATTGAAGATTATCAAATTTATAATTCTAACACTCCAACATTTGTTGCAAGAACAAAAGAATTAGGTTGTCAAGTAAATTTTATTGGTCAAGCACAAGATAATGTAGAATCTATAAAAGAATTAATCCAAAATTCTTTAGATGCAGATTTAATAATAACTTCAGGTGGAGTTTCTGTAGGAGATGCTGATTTTACAAAAGAATCTTTCTTGCAACTAAATTTTGAGACAATAATTAATGGTATTGATATAAAACCAGGGAAACCTACAATTTTTGGTAAAATCAATGATACATTTATCTTAAATTTACCAGGTAATCCACTAGCTGCTTCATTGATTTTTGAATTATTTGGGAAAATTATAGTTCAAAAATTATTAGGTGCAACAAATTTTTACCATAACTTTATTTATGGAAAATTAAAAGAAAATTTTACTACAAAAAAAGGTAAAACAACAATAATTCCAGGTTTTTTTGATGGAGAGTATTTTGAAATATCAGAAAAAAGATCAGCTGGAATGGTGTCAACTTTAAGTTCATGTAATTCTATGCTTGTGTTAAATAGTGATGTTGAAAATTTAAAAAAAGATAATTTAGTAAAAATCTTACCTATTGATTGGAAATTTTTTACAGATATAAAAAAGGATTTTTTAACAAATGAATAA
- a CDS encoding RecB-like helicase, which yields MKNYLALKASAGSGKTFALTVRYVCLLLLGAKPNEILTLTFTNKAANEMSERIYKTLLTLGDDEAYLNAIIEQSNMSKQDVLGKKSFLIKSFSSANLSIFTIDKFVNKILREFCGYIGISDDFEIKEDDIEALSMKFLQSLNVNQFETLIDFSFYEKKKFNSIFELFKMLLEKNEKVEVVNIDAKLIDFQKEKVLENAFKIKEFILNCSVASPSAKKAVDFEKFDDLFGRKWLEKDSLFEYSYFKKCANETIEAYFIELKKDITLYYKIRAGYSLNKLFELFLMFKEFKLEFNKNKNYLEFNDISNLVYELLSTKIDKDFLYFRLDSTYSHILIDEFQDTSLLQYKILEPLIKEILSGDTTKFKTFFYVGDTKQSIYRFRGGKRELFDYVANSNKVLEVEVLNTNYRSCENIINFVNELFLKLPNYEYFKQESVTKDGFVEVIIDDALEEDEKFVNIVIKIEELLKNGVNFNDIAILTYTNDDVLSLYYYLKQKFPNMKISTEMTSKLINQQNVKAIINAIKYIYFKEEIYKENLNSIIGNELLTTLDLEISLNEKSVQELIKELSKRLKIIDENIIKLIEVSSEFNNIVDFVYEIDKLEANMVNNESIGLQILTIFKSKGLEFHTVILLDRIKRKNVDKSSLLFEYENLELKNIFYKIKGYENFNKEYENAIKKEKALSLDDEINILYVAMTRAKNNMIIFKKSKSSVFDILNMSDCKIGKIIESSNQIKNIEERKVVSYTPLNLGTQEKPISKEKEFEIDHLHAKYFGLATHYCLEMITEFKESNIDYVINLVKTRYSNFLNEIDFIDIKNRLHLLINNNIFQSLINDSMFITEQSLIYKEEMKIIDLLLIKDDCFYIIDYKTTKEELQEHKLQVLHYKKAIKAIFDTSNVKSYLVYLKSDDCIVYEV from the coding sequence ATGAAAAATTATTTAGCTTTAAAAGCCAGTGCTGGAAGTGGTAAAACTTTCGCATTAACAGTTCGTTATGTTTGTTTATTACTACTTGGTGCAAAACCAAATGAAATTTTAACTCTTACATTTACAAATAAAGCTGCAAATGAAATGAGTGAAAGAATATATAAGACACTTCTTACTTTAGGAGATGATGAAGCATATTTAAATGCAATTATTGAACAATCAAATATGTCAAAGCAAGATGTTTTAGGAAAAAAATCATTTTTAATAAAATCTTTTTCAAGTGCGAATCTATCTATTTTTACAATAGATAAATTTGTAAACAAAATATTAAGAGAATTTTGCGGATATATTGGAATTAGTGATGATTTTGAGATAAAAGAGGATGATATAGAAGCTTTAAGTATGAAGTTTTTACAGTCATTAAATGTTAATCAATTTGAAACTTTAATAGATTTTTCTTTTTATGAAAAGAAGAAATTTAACTCAATATTTGAATTATTTAAAATGCTTTTAGAAAAAAATGAAAAAGTAGAAGTTGTAAATATTGATGCAAAATTAATTGATTTTCAAAAAGAGAAAGTTTTAGAAAATGCTTTTAAAATAAAAGAGTTTATTTTAAATTGTAGTGTTGCAAGTCCAAGTGCAAAAAAAGCAGTTGATTTTGAGAAATTTGACGATTTATTTGGAAGAAAATGGCTTGAAAAAGATAGTTTATTTGAATATTCATATTTTAAAAAATGTGCAAATGAGACAATTGAAGCATATTTCATTGAATTAAAAAAAGATATAACTTTATACTATAAAATAAGAGCAGGATATAGTTTGAATAAACTATTTGAATTATTTTTAATGTTTAAAGAGTTTAAATTAGAGTTTAATAAAAATAAAAACTATTTAGAATTTAATGATATTTCAAATTTAGTTTATGAATTATTATCTACAAAAATAGATAAAGATTTTTTATATTTTAGACTTGATTCTACATATTCTCATATTTTAATTGATGAGTTTCAAGATACTTCACTTTTACAATATAAAATATTAGAACCATTAATTAAAGAGATTCTTTCAGGTGATACAACAAAATTTAAAACATTTTTTTATGTTGGAGATACAAAACAATCTATTTATAGATTTAGAGGTGGGAAAAGAGAACTCTTTGATTATGTTGCAAATTCAAATAAAGTTTTAGAAGTAGAAGTTTTAAATACAAATTATAGGTCTTGTGAGAATATTATAAATTTTGTAAATGAACTTTTTTTGAAACTTCCAAATTATGAATATTTTAAACAAGAATCTGTAACAAAAGATGGTTTTGTTGAAGTAATAATTGATGATGCATTAGAAGAAGATGAGAAGTTTGTGAATATTGTAATTAAAATTGAAGAGTTATTAAAAAATGGAGTGAATTTTAATGATATTGCTATTTTAACTTATACAAATGATGATGTATTATCTTTATATTATTATCTAAAACAGAAATTTCCTAATATGAAGATTTCTACTGAAATGACCTCAAAACTTATAAATCAGCAAAATGTAAAAGCTATTATAAATGCAATAAAGTATATCTATTTTAAAGAAGAGATTTATAAAGAAAATTTAAATTCAATAATTGGAAATGAACTTTTAACAACTTTAGATTTAGAAATAAGTTTAAACGAAAAGTCTGTACAAGAATTAATAAAAGAGTTATCTAAAAGATTAAAAATTATTGATGAAAATATTATTAAGTTAATTGAAGTAAGCTCAGAATTTAATAATATTGTAGATTTTGTTTATGAAATAGATAAGCTTGAAGCTAATATGGTAAATAATGAATCTATAGGACTTCAAATTCTTACAATATTTAAATCAAAAGGTTTAGAGTTTCATACTGTTATTTTGCTTGATAGAATAAAAAGAAAAAATGTGGATAAATCATCGCTTTTATTTGAATATGAAAATTTAGAATTAAAAAATATCTTTTATAAAATAAAAGGTTATGAAAATTTTAATAAAGAATATGAAAATGCAATAAAAAAAGAAAAAGCACTAAGTTTAGATGATGAAATCAATATTTTGTATGTAGCAATGACTAGAGCTAAAAATAACATGATTATTTTTAAAAAAAGTAAATCATCAGTTTTTGATATATTAAATATGAGCGATTGTAAAATTGGAAAAATTATAGAGAGTTCAAATCAAATAAAAAATATTGAAGAGAGAAAAGTAGTTTCATATACACCTTTAAATTTAGGAACACAAGAAAAACCAATTAGCAAAGAAAAAGAGTTTGAAATTGATCATCTTCACGCAAAATATTTTGGATTGGCAACACATTATTGTTTAGAAATGATTACAGAGTTTAAAGAATCAAATATTGATTATGTGATTAATTTGGTAAAAACTAGATATTCTAACTTTTTGAATGAAATTGATTTTATAGATATTAAAAATAGATTACATTTATTGATAAATAATAATATTTTTCAATCTTTGATAAATGATAGTATGTTTATAACTGAACAATCTTTGATTTATAAAGAAGAGATGAAAATTATTGATCTTCTTTTAATTAAAGATGATTGTTTTTATATAATAGATTATAAAACTACAAAAGAAGAGTTACAAGAACATAAATTACAAGTTTTACATTATAAAAAAGCTATAAAAGCTATTTTTGATACATCAAATGTAAAATCTTATTTAGTTTATTTAAAATCAGATGATTGTATAGTTTATGAAGTTTAA
- a CDS encoding thiamine phosphate synthase: MIKYLITDPDYYDNNEQIFKEKLIRVLKNHKVDIACFRDKKSSNFEELAKIFIEICKNYKIKNILLNSDYYLAKKLNATGVHLTSTQFNDIKNAKELGLYTIISCHNNHEIEEAIKANIDAITFSPIFETPNKGEPKGIEKLKEILNQYKNINVIALGGIVTKEHIEEISKTKAYGFASIRYFI, from the coding sequence ATGATTAAATATTTGATTACAGACCCAGATTATTATGACAATAATGAACAAATATTTAAAGAAAAATTAATTAGAGTTTTAAAAAATCACAAAGTAGATATTGCTTGTTTTAGAGATAAAAAATCTAGTAACTTTGAAGAATTAGCAAAAATATTTATAGAAATTTGTAAAAATTATAAAATAAAAAATATCCTTTTAAACTCAGATTATTATCTAGCAAAAAAACTAAATGCTACTGGAGTTCATCTAACTTCTACACAATTTAATGATATAAAAAATGCAAAAGAGTTAGGTCTATATACTATTATTTCTTGCCATAATAACCATGAAATAGAAGAAGCTATAAAAGCAAATATTGATGCAATAACATTTTCACCAATTTTTGAAACACCAAATAAAGGTGAACCAAAAGGAATAGAAAAATTAAAAGAGATATTAAATCAATATAAAAATATAAATGTTATTGCTTTGGGAGGAATAGTTACAAAAGAACATATAGAAGAAATATCTAAAACCAAAGCTTATGGATTTGCTTCAATTAGATATTTTATTTAA
- a CDS encoding Rieske 2Fe-2S domain-containing protein — MSKETNRRDFLGYSFAAVAAVGGAASLVGMKQAWDPLPSVLAGGFTEIDLSAVKAGEPETFTWRGKPIFILKKTAEMENSSRDLVIGQDRFTVAIGLCTHLGCIPAWKKDKWKCACHGGEFNASAKQTFGPPPRPLDLPPFEVKGTTIVLGNEGPEYKQIAAAMMA; from the coding sequence ATGTCTAAAGAAACAAATAGACGAGATTTTCTTGGTTATTCATTTGCTGCAGTTGCTGCAGTAGGTGGTGCTGCGTCTCTTGTTGGAATGAAACAAGCTTGGGATCCACTTCCAAGCGTACTTGCTGGTGGATTTACAGAGATTGATTTAAGTGCTGTGAAAGCTGGTGAGCCAGAAACTTTTACATGGAGAGGGAAACCTATCTTTATACTAAAAAAAACTGCTGAAATGGAAAATAGTAGTAGGGATTTAGTAATTGGTCAAGATAGATTTACAGTTGCTATTGGACTTTGTACACACCTAGGATGTATTCCTGCGTGGAAAAAAGACAAATGGAAATGTGCATGTCACGGTGGTGAATTTAATGCGAGTGCTAAACAAACTTTTGGACCACCACCAAGACCTCTTGATTTACCTCCATTTGAAGTTAAAGGAACGACAATAGTTCTTGGAAACGAAGGTCCTGAATACAAACAAATCGCTGCTGCGATGATGGCATAA
- a CDS encoding c-type cytochrome, with product MRELKILAVVVALTLITYWGVEPFAHSQMHPHVAPADFKFNDVQEDIKDIKALKGDAANGEVLVTANCTACHSIEAKGFPQLMDNASAGAAYGVTPPDLGTSGKLYNEDYLAAFIKNPAKASKVEHKFVDGRAHPMPNYDWMQPQEIADMVAFLKSIAPKEMTNKEVYTNACQRCHSIKYGDMKGGSMAAFTSDADIKKYMGKLPPDLSQYIRSRGESYLTTFINNPQKHLEGTAMPRVGLNEEAQAQVVAYLQEVGDSKKAQREELGPKFLIYFVIFAIFAFLWKASKWRDVH from the coding sequence ATGAGAGAATTAAAAATTTTAGCAGTAGTAGTAGCATTAACGCTTATTACTTACTGGGGAGTAGAACCATTTGCTCACTCACAAATGCATCCTCACGTAGCACCTGCAGATTTTAAATTTAATGATGTTCAAGAAGATATCAAAGATATTAAAGCACTAAAAGGTGATGCTGCAAATGGTGAAGTATTAGTTACAGCAAATTGTACTGCTTGTCACTCAATTGAAGCTAAAGGATTTCCTCAATTAATGGATAATGCAAGTGCTGGTGCAGCATATGGTGTTACACCTCCTGATTTAGGTACTTCTGGAAAACTTTATAATGAAGATTATTTAGCTGCATTTATCAAAAATCCTGCTAAAGCTTCAAAAGTTGAACATAAATTTGTTGATGGTAGAGCTCATCCAATGCCTAATTATGACTGGATGCAACCACAAGAAATTGCTGATATGGTAGCTTTCTTAAAATCTATTGCTCCAAAAGAAATGACTAATAAAGAAGTATATACTAATGCTTGTCAAAGATGTCATAGTATTAAATATGGTGATATGAAAGGTGGCTCTATGGCTGCATTCACATCAGATGCTGATATTAAAAAATATATGGGTAAATTGCCACCTGATTTATCTCAATATATTAGAAGTAGAGGTGAGTCTTACTTAACTACATTCATAAATAATCCTCAAAAACACCTAGAAGGTACAGCAATGCCTAGAGTTGGATTAAATGAAGAAGCTCAGGCTCAAGTTGTAGCTTATTTACAAGAAGTTGGTGATTCTAAAAAAGCTCAAAGAGAAGAATTAGGTCCTAAATTCTTAATTTATTTTGTGATTTTTGCAATCTTTGCATTCTTATGGAAAGCAAGTAAATGGAGAGATGTTCATTAA
- a CDS encoding 16S rRNA (uracil(1498)-N(3))-methyltransferase, producing the protein MQFTYDEFCGENILEIKDDVYNYLIKARRHKIDDEIYFRNLKDENLYLYKIILIDKKKAILNLLNSEKKILINNKSLHIGWCVIDPKTVEKYIASLNEIGVDRISFIYSDYSQKNFKINIEKLEKILINSSCQCGRSDIIKLDIYKNLNEFISKNQDIYFLDFSKTSIDEKKDEIKTIVVGCEGGFSNNERDKFDKDFIVGFNSNLILRSETAVLSACSKIIL; encoded by the coding sequence ATGCAATTTACTTATGATGAATTTTGTGGTGAAAATATTCTTGAGATAAAAGATGATGTTTATAATTATTTAATAAAAGCAAGACGACATAAAATTGATGATGAGATATATTTTAGGAATTTAAAAGATGAGAATTTGTATTTATATAAAATTATTTTAATAGATAAGAAAAAGGCAATTTTGAATCTTTTAAATAGTGAAAAGAAAATTTTGATTAATAATAAATCGCTTCATATTGGATGGTGTGTAATTGATCCAAAAACAGTTGAAAAATATATAGCTTCTTTGAATGAAATTGGAGTTGATAGAATAAGTTTTATTTACAGTGATTATTCACAAAAAAATTTCAAAATAAATATTGAGAAACTTGAGAAAATTTTAATCAATTCTTCATGTCAATGTGGACGTTCTGATATTATTAAACTTGATATTTATAAAAATTTAAATGAATTTATTTCTAAAAATCAAGATATATATTTTTTAGATTTTTCTAAAACTTCAATTGATGAAAAAAAAGATGAAATTAAAACTATAGTTGTTGGTTGTGAAGGTGGTTTTTCAAATAATGAAAGAGATAAATTTGATAAAGATTTTATTGTGGGATTCAATTCTAATTTGATACTTCGTTCTGAGACAGCTGTATTATCAGCTTGTTCTAAAATTATTTTATAA
- the thrC gene encoding threonine synthase, with amino-acid sequence MNFIETRGNDGIKPIEVPFSEAILNPSTSFGGLYVPKELPKLEDNFILNHVNSSYKELAYDILKAFEIDIDENEIKKALDLYDNFDNASNPCPIVKVKDDLFVHEQYHGPTRAFKDMALQPFGSILSSIAKKRDEKYLILAATSGDTGPAALNTFKNKENIQVVCLYPDGGTSDVQRLQMVCEDGKNLKVLGIKGNFDDAQSALKNLLASKTFKEELEKDNIKLSAANSVNFGRIIFQIIYHFWSYIQLLKQNEITFGEKIYLVVPSGNFGNVLGAFYAQEMGLPIEKLLVASNENNILTQWINTGIYDIRGKELKLTKSPAMDILKSSNIERVIYSLFGAKRTKELMEDLNSNNIFKMSESETKALQKYFSAVFSDDTFGTKKIKEFLDNGYLMDPHTATCIKAYEELKEKPLKTVIYSTAEWTKFSPTVLNALNQNAEKYTDKDALEEISTKYDAFLPQSIKELFNAKINHSLVIEKEEIESEIVNFIRKS; translated from the coding sequence ATGAATTTTATTGAAACAAGAGGAAATGATGGAATTAAACCAATTGAAGTACCATTTAGTGAAGCAATACTAAACCCAAGTACTTCTTTTGGAGGATTATATGTACCAAAAGAACTACCTAAACTAGAAGACAACTTTATTTTAAATCATGTTAATTCTTCATATAAAGAGTTAGCATATGATATTTTAAAAGCTTTTGAAATTGATATTGATGAAAATGAAATTAAAAAAGCTTTAGATTTATATGACAATTTTGATAATGCTTCAAATCCTTGTCCTATAGTTAAAGTTAAAGATGATTTATTTGTTCATGAACAATATCATGGACCAACTCGAGCTTTTAAAGATATGGCATTACAACCTTTTGGTTCAATTTTGAGTTCAATTGCAAAAAAAAGAGATGAAAAATATTTAATTCTTGCTGCAACATCAGGTGATACAGGACCAGCAGCCTTAAATACTTTTAAAAATAAAGAAAATATTCAAGTAGTTTGTTTATATCCAGATGGAGGAACTAGCGATGTTCAAAGACTTCAAATGGTTTGTGAAGATGGAAAAAATTTAAAAGTTTTAGGAATTAAAGGAAACTTCGATGATGCACAAAGTGCTTTAAAAAATTTACTTGCTTCTAAAACTTTTAAAGAAGAATTAGAAAAAGATAATATCAAACTAAGTGCTGCAAATTCTGTAAACTTTGGGAGAATCATATTTCAAATAATTTATCATTTTTGGTCGTACATACAACTTTTAAAACAAAATGAAATCACTTTTGGTGAAAAAATTTATTTAGTAGTTCCAAGTGGAAATTTTGGAAATGTTTTAGGAGCATTCTACGCTCAAGAAATGGGGCTTCCAATCGAAAAACTTTTAGTTGCTTCTAATGAAAACAATATTTTAACTCAATGGATAAACACAGGTATTTATGATATTAGAGGGAAAGAATTAAAACTTACAAAATCTCCTGCTATGGATATTTTAAAATCATCAAATATAGAAAGAGTAATATATTCACTTTTTGGAGCAAAAAGAACAAAAGAACTAATGGAAGATTTAAATAGTAACAATATTTTTAAAATGAGTGAAAGTGAAACAAAAGCATTACAAAAATATTTTTCTGCAGTTTTTTCAGATGATACTTTTGGAACAAAAAAAATAAAAGAATTTTTAGATAATGGATATTTGATGGATCCACATACTGCAACTTGTATAAAAGCTTATGAAGAGTTAAAAGAAAAACCTCTAAAAACTGTTATTTATTCAACAGCAGAGTGGACAAAATTCTCTCCTACAGTTTTAAATGCTTTAAATCAAAATGCTGAGAAATACACTGATAAAGATGCATTAGAAGAGATATCTACAAAATATGATGCATTTTTACCTCAAAGTATTAAAGAATTATTTAATGCTAAAATTAATCACTCTTTAGTTATTGAAAAAGAAGAAATCGAATCTGAAATTGTAAATTTTATTAGAAAATCATAA